One window of the Gavia stellata isolate bGavSte3 chromosome 9, bGavSte3.hap2, whole genome shotgun sequence genome contains the following:
- the DHX32 gene encoding putative pre-mRNA-splicing factor ATP-dependent RNA helicase DHX32 yields the protein MEFLTFSPEIHCFSELLDCSDGDEEEILVCGEDLELNPFDGLPYSSRYYKLMKEREELPVWKEKYTFMESLLHNQIVIVSGDAKTGKSSQIPQWCAEYCLSVHYQHGVVVCTQVHKQTAVWLALRVADEMDVNVGHEVGYFVPFESCCTTETILRYCTDDMLQREMMSTPLLNYYGVIILDDVHERTVATDALLGLLKDVLISRPELRLVILTAPHMSSKLQNYYGSIPFIRVENKHHTEVVYSCSIQKDHFLSALRLLFEIHHTKEKGDIVIFLACEQEIEKAHQMIRQEQSNLNPDLGELIPVPLYPTKQDLIPKPNQDKQKCCKKYRRKVLLTTSFGESLIWIKNVTFVIDVGVERRKVYNPRIRADSLITQPISKSQAEMHKQILGMSSSGKLFCLYPEEFTYKEMKPHVPAKIQESNLTSMVLFLKRMAIAGFGHCDFISRPAPESLMQALEDLDYLAALDNDGNLSEFGIIMSEFPLDPQLSKSILASCEFECVDEMLTIAAMVTAPNCFLHAPPGTEEIALTCWRKFSHPAGDHFTLINVFNAFKEASANSASQYYSNEKWCRDYFLSCSALKMAEIIRTELVEIMKRIELPISEPDFGSKENILRIKKSLLSGYFMHIARDVDGSGNYLMLTHRQVAQLHPFSSYYNTRRIPEWVLFHEFSISEDNSIRVVSEISPDLFMELVPQYYFSNLPPSESKDILQEVINHLSPVSTMKEEQKTNNDSKENEKFPQTPTEQRCVIQ from the exons ATGGagtttttaaccttttctcCAGAGATCCACTGCTTTTCAGAATTACTAGACTGCAGTGATggtgatgaagaggaaataCTGGTATGTGGAGAAGATTTAGAGCTTAATCCTTTCGATGGCTTGCCTTACTCTTCCCGTTATTATAAACttatgaaagaaagagaagaacttCCAGtatggaaagagaaatacacTTTTATGGAAAGTTTGCTTCATAATCAAATTGTGATTGTGTCAGGAGATGCTAAGACTGGCAAGAGCTCCCAG ATTCCTCAATGGTGTGCTGAGTATTGCCTTTCTGTCCACTATCAACACGGCGTAGTTGTATGCACCCAGGTACACAAGCAGACAGCAGTGTGGCTGGCGCTGCGTGTAGCTGATGAAATGGACGTCAACGTTGGCCACGAAGTGGGGTATTTTGTCCCATTTGAAAGCTGCTGTACAACAGAAACTATCCTGAG ATACTGTACAGATGATATGCTACAAAGGGAAATGATGTCTACTCCTCTTCTGAACTATTACGGCGTTATCATCTTGGATGATGTGCATGAAAGAACTGTTGCAACAGATGCGTTACTTGGCCTTCTTAAAGATGTCTTGATATCAAGACCAGAACTGAGGCTGGTAATACTCACTGCGCCTCATATGTCCAGCAAACTGCAGAATTATTACGGCAGCATTCCCTTCATAAGAGtggaaaacaaacaccacaCAGAGGTTGTATACTCTTGCAGCATTCAGAAGGACCATTTTCTGTCTGCGCTAAGACTGCTCTTTGAGATACACCATACAAAAGAGAAGGGTGACATTGTGATCTTTCTAGCATGTGAACAA GAAATTGAAAAAGCTCACCAAATGATCAGACAGGAACAGTCTAATTTAAATCCTGACCTTGGAGAACTCATCCCAGTTCCTCTATACCCTACAAAACAAGACCTAATTCCCAAGCCAAATCAAGacaaacagaaatgctgcaaaaaatacaggagaaaagTGCTACTCACCACAAGCTTTGGAGAATCTTTGATTTGgattaaaaatgtaacttttgtCATTGATGTCGGTGTTGAAAGAAGAAAG GTGTACAATCCTAGAATCAGAGCAGATTCTCTTATAACGCAGCCAATCAGCAAAAGTCAAGCAGAGATGCATAAACAAATTCTGGGCATGTCTTCATCAG GAAAACTCTTCTGTTTGTATCCTGAAGAATTTacatacaaagaaatgaaaccACATGTACCAGCCAAAATACAAGAATCAAACCTAACTAGTATGGTTCTCTTCCTGAAGAGGATGGCTATAGCAGGCTTCGGACACTGTGACTTCATAAGCAGGCCAG cTCCTGAAAGCCTGATGCAGGCTTTGGAAGATCTCGATTATCTAGCAGCCCTGGATAATGACGGAAACCTTTCTGAATTCGGAATTATCATGTCAGAATTTCCCCTGGATCCACAACTGTCAAAGTCAATTCTGGCTTCGTGTGAATTTGAGTGTGTTGATGAAATGCTCACCATTGCAGCCATGGTAACAG ctcCTAATTGCTTCTTACACGCACCTCCTGGAACAGAGGAGATTGCTCTTACTTGCTGGCGAAAATTCTCACACCCTGCAGGAGATCACTTTACTCTTATCAATGTCTTCAACGCCTTCAAGGAAGCCAGTGCAAACTCCGCAAGCCAAT aCTACAGTAATGAGAAATGGTGTCGTGATTATTTTCTAAGCTGTTCTGCACTGAAGATGGCAGAAATTATCAGAACCGAACTAGTAGAGATTATGAAGCGTATTGAACTTCCCATTTCAGAACCAGACTTTGGATCCAAAGAAAATATACTAAGAATTAAGAAATCTCTCTTATCTGGTTACTTTATGCAC aTTGCTCGTGATGTAGATGGCTCGGGTAACTACTTAATGTTAACACACAGACAAGTGGCCCAGCTTCATCCTTTCTCATCATATTATAACACCAGAAGGATTCCTGAGTGGGTTTTATTCCACGAGTTTAGTATATCAGAAGACAATTCCATCAGAGTCGTCTCTGAGATATCTCCTGATCT ATTCATGGAGCTGGTACCTCAGTATTATTTTAGCAATCTTCCTCCTAGTGAAAGCAAGGATATTCTGCAGGAAGTGATCAATCACTTGTCACCTGTTTCAACCATGAAGGAGGAACAGAAAACTAACaatgacagcaaagaaaatgaaaaatttcccCAAACCCCCACTGAACAAAGATGTGTTATTCAGTGA